In Zunongwangia sp. HGR-M22, the sequence AGCTGGTACACCATCCTACCGGAATACAAATCTCTTGTTCTGAAACCAGATCACAACATGAAAATAGAGACCGGGCGATGCAAATGCTGAAATCGCAGCTTTACGAAATAGAATTAGAAAAACAACGGGAGCAACGAGAAGACATTGAAGCCAGTAAGAAAAAAATAGAATGGGGATCGCAGATTAGAAATTATGTAATGCACCCATATAAGCTCGTTAAAGATGTTCGTACGGCGGAAGAAACCGGAAATGTAGATAGTGTTATGGATGGTGATTTAGATCAATTTTTGAAAGCTTATTTGATGATGATGGGACAAAGGAACGATGATTGATAATCATAAAACAACATAAAAACTATTTTAGAAAAAATAAAAAATTGCTTATTTTATATAAAAAGAATTATTGAAAATGATCACGATTTATCACAATACTCGATGTAAAAAATCCAGAGAAGGTCTAGCCATTGTAGAAAAGTCAGGAAAAGATTTTAAAATAAGAGAATATTTAAAAGATCCATTATCTGAAGATGAGCTAAAGAATTTGCTTGTAAAGCTTAACATTGCTCCACTGCAATTAATAAGAACCAATGAAAAAATCTGGAAAGAAAATTATAAGAATAAAGATCTTAGCGAAAATGAATTGGTACGAATAATGACAGAAAACCCTAAGTTAATAGAGCGTCCAATCGTAGAAAATGAGATTGAAGCTGTAGTGGGAAGACCACCCGAGGACATTAAAAAAGTCTTATAACTTTTATTTCTCCAAAAACCTAATACAATGAAACTTACACTAAACCAACGAATATCATTAATAAGTCTTGCAACAGTAATAGTTGCTGGATTTGTTGCCTCACAAATTTACATGAACAAGAAAAGTAGAGAAGAAATCAAAGAAATTGCTGAAGAGCTTTCTCTACTTTGGAAAGATAGATTATTCCTAAACGAAGAACAAACACGTAAAATGGAAGATCTAATAATAGAATATACTTTAAAGAAAAACGAGATTATTAATAGTAGCATGAATCCTATAGCGCAGGTTAGAAAGCTTAAAGCAATACAAAAAGTAGAACATCGCAATCTAGCTAAAATGCTATCTAACGAACAATTTAAAAAATATATTAACATAAATAAATCTATTCAGAAAAAAGTTTAATTACTGAAAATGAATAATTAACTATTGCATTTAACATAAACCAACAACTGTATTAACTCAATTTTAACCAAAGACAATTAAACCTTTTTGTGTATTGGCGGTCTTAAAAGAAAAAGTTTTAATGACCGCCAAATTTTATTTTAGACAAAGCCTAGCGCTTTTATTCTTTCTTAGTTTAAATCTTACCCTCCTTGCACAGGGTAAAGAATATACGGTAACAGGTAAAGTTATCGATGATCAACTACAAGTTCCTTTAGAATACGCAACCGTAAGTGTAATAAACGCTAGTGATCCCAGCAAAGTTACGGGAGGGGTTACCGATGTAGATGGTAATTTTAGTATAGATGTTAACCAAGGCACCTATAATATTATAGTTGAATTTATATCCTACGAAAGCAAAAAATTTAATAACAGAACAATTAATGCAGATTTAAATCTGGGAACTATATCATTAGGAGTAAGTTCTGCCAACTTAGATGAAGTTGTTGTTAGAGCCGAAACTACTCAGGTTGATGTAAGATTAGATAAAAAAATATACAATATTGGTAAAGATCTTACCACTGCCGGAGGTACAGTTAGCGACGCTTTAAATAATGTTCCCTCGGTTTCTGTTGATATCGAAGGAGGGATTAGCTTAAGAGGTAACGAAAACGTAAAAATCTTAATAAATGGTAAGCCGTCTGCAATGGCTGGATTTGGATCTACAGATGTATTAAGCCAGTTACCTGCAGATGCTATAGAACGCGTAGAGGTAATTACGTCGCCTTCTGCCAGATATGATGCTGAAGGTACCGCAGGTATCTTAAATATTATTCTTAGAAAAGAAGAAACCTTAGGTTTCAACGGTTCACTTACCTTAACGGGTGGAGATCCTGCAAATGCAGGAGCATCAGCAAATATTAACTATAGGACAGATAAATTCAACTTATTCAATACTACTGGTTATCGTTATAGAGAAAGCCCGGGAAATGGATTTTTTGATACCGAATATTTTGAGGAAAGAGATATTCCACTTTTAGAAGATATTAAATACGACCGTAACGTTGAAGATCGCGACATGGATCGTGAAAATAAAGGATTCAACACAAATATTGGATTAGAATATTATATAAACGATCAATCGTCAATAACAGGTTCGATTTTTTATAGAAATGGCGATGACGAAGATCTTACCACAAACATCAACGATTATTTCCTGAATGGCGCTGAACGATTAGGAACAACAAGATCTGAACTTGAAACTGAAGAAGATGAAAGTTACCAGTTTGCGTTAAACTACATTAATAAGTTTAATGATGAAGGACACCAATTAACAGCCGATTTTCAGTTTGAAACCGATAAAGAAGAAAAATCTGCTTTTATTTCTGAAAACGTAAATTATAATAATACCGAGTTAGATGAGGTAAACGTTCCTAGAGAAGAAACCAATACTTTAGAAGATCAAAAGGAATATTTAATCCAGGCAGATTACGTGCTACCAATTGGTGAAGGTTCTCAATTTGAGGCAGGATACCGTGGTAATTTTGAAAATACAGTTACCGATTACGAACTTCGCCAGGAAAACGAAAATGGTGTTCTTGCCATCAATGAAAACCAAACTAACATTTTTGATTATACTGAAAATGTACAAGCACTTTACTCGCAGTATGGGTCAAAGTTTGGTGACTTCAGCTTTCTTTTAGGACTTCGTTTAGAGAATACGAATTTAAAAGGAAAAATCGATTCTGAATTAACTGAAGAAGAATTGAGAGAGGAATTTGGATTCCAAATCAATACCGATTTTGATAATACCTATTTAGGACTTTTCCCAACGGTAAACTTTATTTACGAACTTGGCGAAGAAGAAAACGTTACTTTAGGATATAATAGAAGGATTAACCGCCCACGCGGATGGTTTATCAATCCATTTCCATCTAGAGATAGTAGAACGAATATATTTCAGGGGAATCCTAATTTGCAACCCGCGTATTCTAATGCGTTCGACTTAGGATATTTAAAAAGATGGGAAAAATTAACTCTAACCTCTTCAGTTTACTTCCAAAGAGAAACTGAATCTTTTCAAAGAGTACAGGATCAAATCACGATATCCGGACCTAATAATACCGAAGTTGAAGTTATTCGAAGCTTACCTATTAACTTAGGTATTAATGATAGAATAGGTGCTGAACTTGGATTACTTTACAATCCTGCAGACTGGTTAAGATTAAACGGAAGTTTCAACTTCTTCAAATTCGACATTACAGATGCTGTTTACGAAGGTCAAGATTACGGAAGAGACGGGACAAGCTATTTTGCTAGATTTAGTTCTAAAGTTAATCTCCCCTTGTCTATCGATTGGCAAACAAATGCATTCTATATGGGGCCAACAGACGAAATTCAGGGTCGTAGAGATGGTATGTTATCTATTGATGTTGCGCTTAGTAAAGAAATATTTAATGATAATGCTACAATATCAGTTAATGCAAGAGATTTACTGAACTCAAGAAAAAGACAGGGAACAACAGTTACCAATAGTTTTTCTCAGTATAGCGAATTTCAGTGGAGACAAAGACAAATTAATGTTTCTTTGATTTATAGATTCAATCAACAAAAGAATCAACAAAGAAGACAAAATGCAAATGAAGAAGATATGGAAGGGGAGTTTTAATACACTCCTTCTTTTCTTAAAAAGAGGTTATAAAAAAAGGGACTTTATAAAGTCCCTTTTTTTATGCTTTTTGTTCTTTGGCAGCTTTTCTTTTAGCTTTCTTTTCTTTTAGCAGATCCATAATAGATCCTCCAACCCAATAAGGGACGATCACCGCAGTAAGAAAGATCATTAGCCAAAATCCCATAGTAAGGATACCTAGAAACGCCAAAAACCCTAGAAATTGATCGAATTCGAACATCATAATTATCAGTATTTGGAAAACAAAGATAAAAACATTAAAAAGTTTATCACAATTTAATTTAGAATTTTTGAACAATACTATCAACAATTCAGAATATCAGCGATTTTCAACCAATTTTAAAGCTTTTTTATATCTAAAAAGTGCTTTAAACCTTAAATTTGTGTAACAATCAATATTTCAACTTATGGATTATAGAATAGAAAAAGATACCATGGGGGAAGTTCAGGTTCCTTCAGACAAACTTTGGGGCGCGCAAACCGAGCGTTCTCGCAATAATTTCAAAATAGGACCGGCATCCAGCATGCCTCTAGAAATTGTTTATGGTTTTGCTTATTTAAAAAAGGCTGCCGCATATACTAATTGTGAGTTAGGTGTTCTTGCTGAAGAGAAAAGAGATCTTATTGCAAAGGTTTGTGATGAAATTCTAGAAGGAAAACACGATGATCAATTTCCATTAGTGATCTGGCAAACTGGTAGTGGTACACAATCAAATATGAATGTGAACGAAGTTATAGCCAATCGCGCCCACCAGATTGCAGGAAAAACTATAGGTGAGGGCGATAAAACGCTTCAACCAAATGACGATGTAAATAAATCGCAGTCTTCTAACGATACTTTTCCTACCGGAATGCATATTGCTGCATATAAAAAGGTTACCGAAGTAACACTACCGGGAGTAAAACAACTTCGAGATACTTTAAAGAAAAAATCTGAAGAATTTAAAGAGGTAGTAAAAATTGGGCGAACTCATTTTATGGATGCCACTCCCCTAACCTTAGGACAGGAATTTAGTGGGTATGCTGCGCAATTAGACTACGGAATTAAAGCTTTGGAAAATACCCTTCCTCATCTTGCTGAATTAGCTTTAGGCGGAACTGCTGTTGGAACAGGATTAAATACTCCTGAAGGATATGCTGAAAAAGTAGCCAATCAAATTGCTGAATTTACAGGATTACCTTTTAAAAGTGCCAGTAATAAATTCGAAGCTCTTGCAGCCCACGATGCTTTAGTTGAAACACACTCTGCATTAAAACAACTTGCTGTTTCACTAAACAAAATAGGAAATGACATTAGAATGATTGCTAGTGGACCACGTTGTGGAATTGGTGAAATTAATATTCCTGCTAACGAGCCTGGTTCTTCAATAATGCCTGGTAAAGTAAATCCAACGCAGTGTGAAGCTCTAACTATGGTTTGCGCACAGGTTATTGGTAACGACGTTGCGATTAGTGCTGGTGGTATGCAGGGACAATTTGAACTTAATGTCTTTAAACCTGTTATGGCAGCAAACTTATTGCAAAGCGCAGAACTTATTGGCGATTCTTGTGTTTCTTTTGATGTAAACTGTGCGCAGGGCATCGAACCAAATCATTCCAGAATTAAGGAGCATTTAAATAATTCTTTAATGTTAGTAACGG encodes:
- the arsC gene encoding arsenate reductase (glutaredoxin) (This arsenate reductase requires both glutathione and glutaredoxin to convert arsenate to arsenite, after which the efflux transporter formed by ArsA and ArsB can extrude the arsenite from the cell, providing resistance.), which codes for MITIYHNTRCKKSREGLAIVEKSGKDFKIREYLKDPLSEDELKNLLVKLNIAPLQLIRTNEKIWKENYKNKDLSENELVRIMTENPKLIERPIVENEIEAVVGRPPEDIKKVL
- a CDS encoding outer membrane beta-barrel protein — its product is MTAKFYFRQSLALLFFLSLNLTLLAQGKEYTVTGKVIDDQLQVPLEYATVSVINASDPSKVTGGVTDVDGNFSIDVNQGTYNIIVEFISYESKKFNNRTINADLNLGTISLGVSSANLDEVVVRAETTQVDVRLDKKIYNIGKDLTTAGGTVSDALNNVPSVSVDIEGGISLRGNENVKILINGKPSAMAGFGSTDVLSQLPADAIERVEVITSPSARYDAEGTAGILNIILRKEETLGFNGSLTLTGGDPANAGASANINYRTDKFNLFNTTGYRYRESPGNGFFDTEYFEERDIPLLEDIKYDRNVEDRDMDRENKGFNTNIGLEYYINDQSSITGSIFYRNGDDEDLTTNINDYFLNGAERLGTTRSELETEEDESYQFALNYINKFNDEGHQLTADFQFETDKEEKSAFISENVNYNNTELDEVNVPREETNTLEDQKEYLIQADYVLPIGEGSQFEAGYRGNFENTVTDYELRQENENGVLAINENQTNIFDYTENVQALYSQYGSKFGDFSFLLGLRLENTNLKGKIDSELTEEELREEFGFQINTDFDNTYLGLFPTVNFIYELGEEENVTLGYNRRINRPRGWFINPFPSRDSRTNIFQGNPNLQPAYSNAFDLGYLKRWEKLTLTSSVYFQRETESFQRVQDQITISGPNNTEVEVIRSLPINLGINDRIGAELGLLYNPADWLRLNGSFNFFKFDITDAVYEGQDYGRDGTSYFARFSSKVNLPLSIDWQTNAFYMGPTDEIQGRRDGMLSIDVALSKEIFNDNATISVNARDLLNSRKRQGTTVTNSFSQYSEFQWRQRQINVSLIYRFNQQKNQQRRQNANEEDMEGEF
- the fumC gene encoding class II fumarate hydratase, which produces MDYRIEKDTMGEVQVPSDKLWGAQTERSRNNFKIGPASSMPLEIVYGFAYLKKAAAYTNCELGVLAEEKRDLIAKVCDEILEGKHDDQFPLVIWQTGSGTQSNMNVNEVIANRAHQIAGKTIGEGDKTLQPNDDVNKSQSSNDTFPTGMHIAAYKKVTEVTLPGVKQLRDTLKKKSEEFKEVVKIGRTHFMDATPLTLGQEFSGYAAQLDYGIKALENTLPHLAELALGGTAVGTGLNTPEGYAEKVANQIAEFTGLPFKSASNKFEALAAHDALVETHSALKQLAVSLNKIGNDIRMIASGPRCGIGEINIPANEPGSSIMPGKVNPTQCEALTMVCAQVIGNDVAISAGGMQGQFELNVFKPVMAANLLQSAELIGDSCVSFDVNCAQGIEPNHSRIKEHLNNSLMLVTALNTKIGYYKAAEIAGTAHKNGTTLKEEAVNLGYLTEEEFDQWVNPKDMVGSLK